Genomic window (Gadus morhua chromosome 3, gadMor3.0, whole genome shotgun sequence):
GGCAACACCTTTCTCCTAATGGTTGACCGGATAGCATCCTCACCGATTTTTTttactgtacctgtgattaagggctatacaaattaattgaattaaattaatttgtattgcccttaatcacaggtacagtgaTTAAATACCCTGAGTGATtaaataccctaaccctaatccaaaCCCTTGAATTGAGTTTAAtcactgtacctgtgattaagggctatacaaattaattgaattgaattcaattcaattaatttgtatagcccttaatcacaggtacagtgaTTAAATAACCTAAGTGATAAaatagcctaaccctaaccctaaccctaaccctaacccttgtaTGGAAAGGAACTAAACCTTTCCCTCCTCTACAGGTACGACAACGAGCTTCTCATGAGGCAGTCTGTGGAGACGGACATCCTGGGGCTGAGGAGAGTCCGGGACGAGCTGACCATGACCTCCAGCGACCTGGAGATGCAGATTGaggggctgaaggaggagctcaTCTACCTGAAGAAGAACCACGAGGAGGTGAGGAACAGACCGGTTCACCATAACAAACCGTTTTCTGTCTCTCGATGTCTTTCTGATGATGCAACGGGATACAAATCGTCAGCCTCGTCGCGTAATAGCCTGAGTCGTATTTTGGCAAAATTGTGATGtctaacctaactctactctcctaacgctgctgattggctgtatcctaagccaatcagagtgctttttaacattccataatcactatccGCCCAAGTCAGCTATTTTACTTCCGCATTTTTGACTCCCAATAAAAgtagaaccttaaaatatgacttaggcaattatgctatgagtcTAACAGTATTTAAGTGATCTCGTGAACGTTGAACAAACCATTAGTGGATCTCACCTGCTCCCAGGTGACAGATTTCAACTAGGAAACGATTTGCATTGTGCACACGAGTGATCCTTCCTTCACTCTGAGATGAGTGCATAAGAGATTGGCCAAGTCATGTGTCTCTAAAGACAAACATTAAATTATGAATGTGTGCTTAAACTGCGGTTCAACCGGATTTCGCACAATACACAATGCACACCTCACTTAATCGCACCTATCCGCATTTCGTAGGGCATGCCCACAGAGTAGGTATTCACAACGGCTGTGTGATTACCGGACAATGGCTGCTAAAAAATCGCCCAACGTATTTGAAATCCTACACTACAACATGCAGTTCTTCGGTAACACAACCCTATTCATACAACCCGGATCTGGACAAACAGGCCTACCTTATCACCATGTCCTTCCTCGTGTCGAGTTTACATATCTTCCCATCTCTTCCTGCTTTTGCGGACCAACTTTGACCACACTGTTAACCGCCTGAACGGCCGACCTGAACTCAACCCTCCAGGCACCGTCCTCATTTGCACAAGTTAACGATGCAAATAAGCAGCCCTGTTAGTCCTCCTTGTGTCTTGTCCTGTCTTCTCACTAACTATcatacgcacttattgtatgttgtacgtgtCTTGGCACTTAATGCACGCACTTACAGTATGTTGTACTTTCTGGCACTTAAAATTAGTACTTGTAATACGTGTACGGGATATGGGTTAACGTAgctattgttagtgcttggcacttggttctatgaacatccttactgttccgACAGACGTATAgtgtttcttctgacaaatttgcttattgtaagtcgctttggataaaagtgtctgctaaatgctctaaaagtaaaagtaaagcATCTGTGCAGGTGACCCTTGGCGTTCGTCGACTGACCTATGACCTTTTAAACCCCCCTTTCGTAGGAGCTCGCTGCGGTCCGCTGTCAGTTGAGCTCGGGCTCGGTGAATGTGGAGGTGGACTCCGGCCCCAGACAGGACCTGAGCCTGGTCATGGACGAGCTCCGGACCCAGTACGAGGGCATCACGGACAAGAACCGCAAGGACATGGAGTCCTGGTACAAGGGCAAGGTGAGGGAGGCCCGGCAAGCCACCGCCGCTGCCAATCGTCCAGCAACCAGTCAACCATATACCCACTCTCCGCTTCTGTTCCGCTGTCAACGACACGACGTGACGATGCCAGTGTTTGACGTGACAGAGTTTAAACCTCGACCGCGTCGCCCTGTCTTTGTTTTGTACCCAGTTTGACGAGCTGAACAAAGTGGTGGTGACCAGCGAGGACACCCTCAACTCCTCCCGCAGTCAGATCACCGAACTCAAGAGGACCCTGCAGTCGCTGCAGATAGAGCTTCAGTCCCAACTCAGCCTGGTACGTACCCGCACGTACCCCCCCAGGGACCCAACGCACCCCTAAATACCCTCGAGTACCCTAACGCACCCCCACGCACCTCAGGCACCCCGAAACTACCGAAGGCACCCCTACGCAACCCGACACACCCCAATGCATCCcaacacattcccacacacccgaaggcacccccacacaccccaaaATACCGCAGGAACCCCAACACACCCCCATGCACCCCCAATCACCCCCACGCACCCCATACAACCCAACAAACCCCAAAACACTCCAACACAGCCCCACACAGCCCTACTCACCCCCACGTGCCCCAACACAGCACACAGCCGGCGCAGATGTTTTGTTTCCACAGACACATGCAACCGTCATCGTGTTTGTTCGGCGCCCTAAAGCCGTTCCATCTCGGGTCTAAAGAGTAAGGGCTACACAAAGCCAAGCCCTAATGCCTCGAGGGTTAAGGAGAGCATCTCTCTTTGAGCCATGCAGCCTGTGGTTTCTCTTTGACCGTTGTTATGCGTCTAGTCTTGTTTCGGTTCCTCTTTTTGTTTGCCTTGAGTAGCTTCTGTTTTAAAACAAGAAGGGCACTAAATCAAAATACACATATTATGTAGACGGCAATGGTACCTTTCCTCTCAGCAATTGAAAGGGAGGCACCTCAGGAGAGAAAAGAGTCAGTCATGGCTCGGAGGGGCACCTCAGTCTAACCTCCCCTCCATCTGGAACACGCCCATGGCAGAAATCTGCTATGGAGAACCAgctgggggagacagagggccgCTACAGCCAGCAGCTGTGCCAGCTGCAGGCCATGGTGAACAACCTGGAGTCTGAGCTCGGCCAGGTGAAGACGGACATCGCGAGGCAGGGACAGGAGTACCAGACGCTGCTGGACATCAAGACCCGCCTGGAGATGGAGATCGCCGAGTACAGGAGGCTCCTGGATGGAGAAATGACGTGagtcaagactcacttgttcagggTTCACACAtatgtacttattgtatgtcgctttggatataaGCGTCTGCCtgatgccctgaatgtaaattgaGCAATTTTTGTTCTGTCTTCCAGCACGACAGCCGTTGTCACGACGGTCACAAAACGTAAGTTTGATCCAACACTTGTTTTACAGATTAAACCCTATACGCTAACAAAGAAAGCACAAAGATTGACGTGAAAGTTTAAGTTCAGTTAAGTAGCTTACAAGCATCTCAACGGCGTTACAACTCTGACTGATTGACAGGTTAACTAACAGCTGCCATTTTGTCTTCCTCTGCAGGTACGCCAGTCGTGACCAAAAGAGTCAAGATGGTGATCGAGGAGATTGTGGATGGTAAGGTGGTATCTCGCACCGAAGACGTTGATGAGGAAGTCGTTAGCAAGTGAAAACCCTGGGACCGAACATAACTACGCAAATCTGTGTTGAAATGAACTCACTGATGACCGATAAGTTAAGAGCTACATCCCCATTACCCCCATCTTTGCCCTCTCTCACTCAATGATAAAGCGTCTCAGAAATCCCAGTGAGGGCCCCAAATTAGTTAACTTGGGGCCCTCACTCAGAAtatagttttgtttgtttgttggcttTGGGAATGGTTTGGCTTTCTGTTGGACACCTCTTAAAGAATTTGCCTCAACACACAATGTTTTCACTGTTAAGATGTTAAATGTTAAGATATTCATTGTATACTTGGTGTTGatgaaatacaaatataatacaaaGTATTCTTGTGAACTGAGTTAATGAATGAACAATTGTTCATGTTGAAAGACATCATCCACAATCCATCTATTTGaccttcagttcaattcaaaaTACATTGCCATGTTTGTACAGCAGATGGCGCTGTTATTCAAAAGTTCGCCGCAGTATTGTCAGAACTTCGAGGTATTAATCTATGTCTATTTCTTGCTGCTTGTAATGATAGTACACAAAtcacaaataaaacacatctTCTGAATAGTCATGCTTATTTTGATGGTATGTGCATTACATGCATGTGTCATGTCCACTCATTTATTTCACATGTATGACATCCtcctctaaacacacacacgcacacacacacacacacacacacacacacacacacacacacacacacacacacacacacacacacacacacacacacacacctacacacctacacacacacacacacacacacacacacctacacacacacacctacacacacaca
Coding sequences:
- the krt97 gene encoding keratin 97 isoform X1, producing the protein MNIRSGRTGTSLYSGGYRSSRAASVYGGAGKGSVKVSYASNNSSGFDLANGLGDNGTGHSVNGKATMQNLNERLATYLQKVVSLESANAQLERQIREWYEMKTPQVRDYSKYEMILDDLRRKINVASMDNARILLQIDNARLAADDFKLKYDNELLMRQSVETDILGLRRVRDELTMTSSDLEMQIEGLKEELIYLKKNHEEELAAVRCQLSSGSVNVEVDSGPRQDLSLVMDELRTQYEGITDKNRKDMESWYKGKFDELNKVVVTSEDTLNSSRSQITELKRTLQSLQIELQSQLSLKSAMENQLGETEGRYSQQLCQLQAMVNNLESELGQVKTDIARQGQEYQTLLDIKTRLEMEIAEYRRLLDGEMTTTAVVTTVTKRTPVVTKRVKMVIEEIVDGKVVSRTEDVDEEVVSK
- the krt97 gene encoding keratin 97 isoform X2, with the protein product MNIRSGRTGTSLYSGGYRSSRAASVYGGAGKGSVKVSYASNNSSGFDLANGLGDNGTGHSVNGKATMQNLNERLATYLQKVVSLESANAQLERQIREWYEMKTPQVRDYSKYEMILDDLRRKINVASMDNARILLQIDNARLAADDFKLKYDNELLMRQSVETDILGLRRVRDELTMTSSDLEMQIEGLKEELIYLKKNHEEELAAVRCQLSSGSVNVEVDSGPRQDLSLVMDELRTQYEGITDKNRKDMESWYKGKFDELNKVVVTSEDTLNSSRSQITELKRTLQSLQIELQSQLSLKSAMENQLGETEGRYSQQLCQLQAMVNNLESELGQVKTDIARQGQEYQTLLDIKTRLEMEIAEYRRLLDGTPVVTKRVKMVIEEIVDGKVVSRTEDVDEEVVSK